A single Panthera tigris isolate Pti1 chromosome A3, P.tigris_Pti1_mat1.1, whole genome shotgun sequence DNA region contains:
- the MCFD2 gene encoding multiple coagulation factor deficiency protein 2 isoform X1 produces MGGQRGARMRTARRGGEGEEKRCKDGGWRGSCWEASRLRKTAWKRGAARVPATMRSLRLLRTPFLCGLLWAFCAPGAGAEEPGASFSHPGSVGLDKNTVHDQEHIMEHLEGVINKPEAEMSPQELQLHYFKMHDYDGNNLLDGLELSTAITHVHKEEANEQAPPMSEAELINLIDGVLRDDDKNNDGYIDYAEFAKSLQ; encoded by the exons ATGGGCGGCCAGAGGGGAGCGCGCATGCGCACagcgcggcggggcggggagggcgagGAAAAGCGTTGCAAGGACGGGGGCTGGCGAGGCTCATGCTGGGAGGCTTCGCGTCTGAGGAAAACTGCTTGGAAACGGGGTGCAGCGAGG GTGCCGGCGACCATGAGATCTCTGCGGCTGCTCAGAACCCCCTTCCTGTGTGGTCTGCTCTGGGCCTTCTGTGCTCCAGGTGCCGGGGCTGAGGAGCCTGGGGCCAGCTTCTCCCATCCTGGCAGCGTGGGCCTGGATAAGAATACAGTGCACGACCAAGA GCATATCATGGAGCATCTAGAAGGTGTCATCAACAAACCAGAGGCGGAGATGTCCCCACAAGAACTGCAGCTCCATTATTTCAAAATGCATGATTATGATGGCAATAATTTGCTTGATGGCCTGGAGCTGTCCACAGCCATCACTCACGTCCATAAGGAG GAAGCGAATGAACAGGCACCACCAATGAGTGAAGCCGAACTGATTAATCTAATAGATGGTGTTTTGAGAGACGATGACAAAAACAATGATGGATACATTGACTATGCGGAATTTGCAAAATCACTGCAGTAG
- the MCFD2 gene encoding multiple coagulation factor deficiency protein 2 isoform X2, protein MRSLRLLRTPFLCGLLWAFCAPGAGAEEPGASFSHPGSVGLDKNTVHDQEHIMEHLEGVINKPEAEMSPQELQLHYFKMHDYDGNNLLDGLELSTAITHVHKEEANEQAPPMSEAELINLIDGVLRDDDKNNDGYIDYAEFAKSLQ, encoded by the exons ATGAGATCTCTGCGGCTGCTCAGAACCCCCTTCCTGTGTGGTCTGCTCTGGGCCTTCTGTGCTCCAGGTGCCGGGGCTGAGGAGCCTGGGGCCAGCTTCTCCCATCCTGGCAGCGTGGGCCTGGATAAGAATACAGTGCACGACCAAGA GCATATCATGGAGCATCTAGAAGGTGTCATCAACAAACCAGAGGCGGAGATGTCCCCACAAGAACTGCAGCTCCATTATTTCAAAATGCATGATTATGATGGCAATAATTTGCTTGATGGCCTGGAGCTGTCCACAGCCATCACTCACGTCCATAAGGAG GAAGCGAATGAACAGGCACCACCAATGAGTGAAGCCGAACTGATTAATCTAATAGATGGTGTTTTGAGAGACGATGACAAAAACAATGATGGATACATTGACTATGCGGAATTTGCAAAATCACTGCAGTAG